ACGGTGTGGGTGATCCCCCGGTGGGAGACGAGCGGCAGGGCGTGATCGGCGTCGGGAAGTGTCGAGAGCGCGATCGAGAGGAGCCCGCCGAGAACCGCGAGTTCGCCGAGGCCCAGCGTCAGGAGGAGAAATCCCACCGGCGCGTAGAGCGTCAGCGCGGCCCCGATGTGGCCGTACTTGTACATACCCTCGCTTGGAACGGGGGGATTATGAGTGCATCTCACCGCGGGCGTCGGGGCCGACGGGACAACGGTATACTCGCTGGCTCCCAACCCCGGGCATGGATCCGCTGGTCGTCGACGCGCTGGTCGAGACGTTCGGCCCGTTCCTGATCCCGGTCGTGCTCTTCGTCGCCGGTATCTTCGGCTACGCCGCGATCGTCGCGCTCGGCCGCGCCGGGGTGTGGTGAGTATTATACTCCGACCGGACGAGGGTGAGCCATGACCGAGGAGACACCCGCGATGACCCGATTCGACGTGCCCGATCCCGAGGAACTCCCCGCGGACCTCCGCGAACGGATCGAGGCCGAGACCGAGCGCGCGGGGTTCACCCCGAACGTCTTCCTCGCCTACGGCTTCCGGCCCGCACAGTCGCGTGCCTTCTTCGCCTACTACGACGCGCTCGTCGAGGAGGGAGCGCTCACCCGCGAGGAGGTGGAGATGATCGTCGTCGCCGTCTCCGGCGTGAACCACTGCTACTACTGCAACGTCGCCCACGGCGCACTCTTACGGATCTACTCGGAGAACCCCGAACTCGCCGACCAGCTCGTCGCGAACTACCGGACCGCCGAGCTGAGCGAGCGACACCGACGGATGCTCGATCTCGCAGTCAAACTCACCGAAGCTCCCGAGACGGTCGAGGAACGGGACCTCGAACGGCTCCGCGAGGTCGGTTTCACTCCCGAAGCGATCTGGGACGTCGGGAGCGTCGCGAGCTTCTTCAACCTCAGCAACAGGATGGCTCACCTCGCGGACATGCGACCGAACCGCGAGTTCCACACCCTGGGGTACCCGGACGACGAGTGAGACCGGACGGACGAGGACGCGATCGGAACCGACCGCACAGCGTCGACGAAACCGGCCGGATCTCCACAGGAACCGGCCCGACTCACATCTATGTGAGTTCTACATGAGTCGATTTGGAGGGTATTTATATATGGCTACAACGAAGACACACATATGACCCGGGAGATCAGGATCTCGATCGACGACGACGAGGTGTTCGAGCGGATGCGAGCACGGAAGAACGAACTCGACCTCTCGTGGGAGGAGGTGCTCCACCGGGGGCTCCGTCGGTCCCGCGGCGGGTACGGAGTGGGTGCCGGGACGGGGGGGCGGTGGAGCGCGCCGGAGGCGGACCTGGCCGACGAGCTCCAGCGCGAGATCCGCCAGAAGGTCGCGAACTCGATCCGGGCGTCGGTCGGCGGTCTCGGCCCGGAGCCGACGGGCTGGGAGGACGACCTGGACGAGGAGATGTCGGCGCTCTCCGCCGCCGAGGACGCCGTGGTTGTCTTCGAGGGCTCCGAGGACGACCCGAGCTGTCAGATCCCGCTTCGGGTGTCGCTCCGGACCGACCGGAACGGGCTCGCGGTCGAGGTCGTCGCGATCCGACGTGGCAGGGGGGTCGAGGGCATGAACGCCTTCCCGCCGGAGGCCCGTCGACGGATCGTCGAGTCGCTCGCCCGGGGCGAGACGGCGACGCTCCGGATCGAGGAGGGGATCGAGGAGTACCCGATCGTCCCCCGGCTCGCCTGGAGCCGCGACGAGGCCGGCCGGCCGACGGTCGTCGAGGTCTCCGTCGAGGACGTCTCCTTCGATGACGGACGCTGATCCCGGGCCGGGGCGCCCGATCCGGGAGGCGCTCGGAGAGGCGCCCGGGGCGCCGACCCTCCCGGAGACGTTCGATCTGCTCGCCGACGACACCCGGCTCCGGGTCGTCGAAGCGCTCTACGAGCGCGGCTGTACGGTCACCGGAGAGACGGCGCTCTCGTTCTCCGAACTCCGCCGGCTGACGGACGTCCGCGACACCGGCAGGTTCAACTACCACCTCGGACGTCTGCGCGGACCGTTCGTCCGCAAAACCGACCGGGGGTACGTCCTCACGGAGACCGGTGAGGCCGTCGGGGCGATGATCGCCGACTCGGAGCGGTCCCCGCCGTCGTGATCGGGACTACCCCGCGACCTCGAAGCCCGCACCCTCGATCGCGTCTCGGACCTCGCCCTCGTCGGCGTCGCCCTCGACGGTGACCCTGTCCGCCTCGTGGTCGGCCGTGACCTCCGAAACGCCGTCGATCTCGCCCACCGCGTCAGTGACGGTGTCCTCGCAGCCGGTACACTTCATCTCGGTGACGGTCAGTGTGTAGCTCACACCCGTCGGTAGTGCCGCAACCTTTTTCACCGTTAGCCTTTCGATCGTTCGGTAGTAGGTGCCGGTTCGTCGTTTGACCGAAGGCGAACTCCGGAATCTACTTTCGTATCCTGTCCGTAGCTGCCGCATGACCGACCTCGACGACGTCGACCTCGAACTACTCTCGTTGCTGATCGAGGACGCCCGCCGGCCGTACAGCGATCTCGCCGAACACGTCGGGCTCTCGCCGCCTGCGGTCTCCGATCGGATCTCGCGGTTGCGGGAGGCGGGCGTCGTCCGGCGGTTCACGGTCGACCTGGACCGCTCGACGCTTGAGAACGGCACGCCGGTCCTCGTGACGCTCGCCGTCGACTCCGGGCGGGTGGGCGAGATTCGCGACGCGCTCGTGGCGCTGGAGGCGGTCGAACACGTCTTCCAGACGGCGGACGGGGACCTCGTCGTCCACGCGAACGCCCCCGATCGGGACGTGCGGACCTGGCTCTCGGCGTCGCTCGGCACCGAGGTCGACGTGGAAGAGGTGGCGCTCCTCGCGGACGTGGAGTGGACGCCCTCGGTCGGCGGCGCGGAGTTCTCGTTGACCTGCGTCGAGTGCGAGAACCCGGTCGGACCGGGCGGCGTGAGCCGACGGGTCGACGGCGACCGGAAGCACTTCTGCTGTTCGTCGTGCGAACGGCTCTACGTCGACCGCTACGAGTCGCTCGCCCAGGGAGTCGATTCGTAGCTCACCTCGGCCCCGTGCTTTGGAATCGAAAGGACAACCCCGTTCAAGGGGGAGCCCCTCTAGTAGGACGATGAGTTCAGAGCGGACGGGGATCGAGGTCTCCGGTATGTCGTGTGCGACCTGTTCGGGGAGCGTCGAGGAGGCGGTGCGCGCGCTCTCCGGGGTGACGTCGGTGAGTGCGAACTTCGCGACCGACGAGGCCCACGTCGAGTACGATCCCGACCGGGTTTCGCTCTCTGCGATCTACGAGGCGATCGAGGGCGCGGGCTACGAGCCCGAGCGCGCGAGCGCGCGGATTGAGGTCGGCGGAATGAGCTGTGCCACCTGCTCGGCCAGCGTCGAGGAGGCGGTGGAGGGGCTGCCGGGCGTGCTCCGCGTCGACGCCAACTTCGCGACCGACGAGGCACACGTCGAGTTCAACCCGGCTCAGCTCTCGCTCCCTGCGATCTACGACGCGGTCGCGGCTGCGGGCTACGAACCCGTCCGGGAGGACGAGGGAGAGGACGGCCAGGCGCTGACCGAGCGCAGGGAGTCGGCGATCGAACGCGAGATGCGAAAGCAGTGGCGGCTCGTCCTCTTCGGTGGCGTCCTCACCCTCCCGTTCGTCCCGATGATGGTCGACATGCTGTTCGGGCTTGCAGGGGTCGCCTCGCCCGTCCCGCACGGGATCGCCCATCCGCCGGGCTGGCTGGAGTTCGGCCTCGCGACGGTGCTGATGGCGACGCTCGGAAGGGAGTTCCTCGTGGGGGCGTGGCGGGCCTTCTCGAAGAACCGCCGGGCGAACATGGACACGCTCGTCGCCGTCGGGACGAGCGCGGGCTACCTGTTCAGTACGGCCGTCCTCCTGGGAGCCGTCGCCGACGGCGGGCTCTACTTCGAGGCGGTGGCGTTCATCCTCTGGTTCATCACCCTCGGGAACTGGCTCGAAGCCCGCTCGAAGGCGCGCGCGAGCGACGCCCTCAGATCACTGCTGGAGATGGAGGCCGAGGAGGCGACGCTCGTCAGAGAGGGCGAGGAGGTCGTCGTTCCGCTCTCGGCGGTCGAAGTCGGCGACCACATGAAGGTCAGGCCCGGCGAGCGGATCCCGACCGACGGCGTCGTTCTCGACGGAGAGAGCGCCGTCGACGAGTCGATGGTCACCGGCGAGTCCGTCCCGGTGGAGAAGACGGAGGGTGACGAGGTCGTCGGGAGCACGATCAACGAGAACGGGCTGCTCGTGGTGGAGGCGACGAAGGTCGGAGAGGACACCGCGATCCAGCAGATCGTCGAGCGGGTGAAGGAGGCCCAGGCCCGCCAGCCGGAGATCCAGCGGCTGGTCGATCGGGTGAGCGCGTACTTCGTCCCCGCGGTGATCGCGAACGCGCTCCTCTGGGCGACCGTCTGGTTCGCGTTCCCCGAGACGATCTACGCGGTGACGACGGCGCTGCCGCTCTGGGAGCCCGTCGGCGGCGGACCCGTCGCTGGCGGCGTTCCCGTGATCGAGTTCTCGATGATCGTCCTCGCCTCCGCCCTCCTGATCGCCTGTCCCTGTGCGCTCGGGCTGGCGACGCCCGCGGCGACGATGGTCGGCTCGACCATCTCCGCGACCAACGGCGTGCTCTACAAGGGTGCGGATATCCTCGAGAAGGCCCGCGGGATCGACACGGTCGTCTTCGACAAGACCGGGACGCTGACCCACGGCGAGATGCGCCTGACCGACGTCGTCCCGGTCGACGAGGCGCGAGCGGACGGCGGCCTCCCCGACGGGGGTGTCCTCGAACCCCGGACGACCGAGGAGGCGGTGCTCGCAGCGGCAGCGAGCGCGGAGTCCGGCTCCGAACATCCCTTGGCGCGAGCGATCGTCGAGGGCGCTCGCGATCGAGGGGTCGAGACGAACGATCCGGAGGGCTTCGAGAACGTCCCCGGTCACGGGATCCGCGCGACGGTCGCGGGAAGCGAGGTGCTCGTCGGCAACCGGAGACTGCTGGGCGAGGCGGGCGTCGATCCGGGCGAGGTAGAGGAGACGATGCAGCGTCTGGAGAGCGAGGGCAAGACCGCGATGCTCGTCGCCCGCGACGGTGAGCTTCTCGGGGTTATCGCGAGCGCCGACACGGTGAGAGAGAGCGCGAAGGAGACGGTGAGCGCGCTTCGAGACCGGGGCCTGCGAGTCGTGATGCTCACCGGCGACAACGACCGGACGGCACGGGCGGTCGCGAGGGAGGTCGGGATCGACGAGGAACACGTCCGGTCGGAGGTGTTGCCCGAGGACAAGGCCGACGAGATCGAGGCGATCCAGAGAGAGGGGGCGCGGGCGATGATGGTCGGCGACGGGGTCAACGACGCGCCCGCGCTCACCGCCGCCCACGTCGGCGTCGCGATCGGGTCCGGGACCGACGTCGCGATCGAGTCGGCGGACGTTACGCTGATGCGCGACGATCCCGCGGACGTGCTGAAGGCGATCCGGATCTCCGAGGCGACGATCACGAAGGTGCGCCAGAACCTCTTCTGGGCGTTCGCCTACAACGTGACGCTGATCCCGATCGCCTCGCTCGGCCTGCTCAACCCCGCGCTCGCGGGGCTCGCGATGGCCGGTTCGTCCGTCTCGGTGATGACCAACAGCCTCGCGTTCGCGAACTACGATCCCCACGAGGAGTACCGGTTCCTCGGCCGACTCCGGTAGCTACCCGTCGATCTCGGCGATCTCGGACTCGCCGTTCTCGCTGACGTGGACGTTCAGCCGCTCGCCGTCGGCTTCGGCAGGTACGACCCAGGTCGCCGTCTGCTGGTGTGGCTCGTCGGTGAGCGAGACGTCGTCGTACCCCGCCACCTCGAGGGCTTCCCTCGCTTTCGACCGCGCGTCGTCGGCCGTCTCGACTGTCATGTCTCCGTGGAGGGGAGCGAGGCGAAAAAGCGATCCGGTTCACTCGACCGCGACGGGAAGCGACTCGACGCCGTAGATGAACGAACTGCGCACCGGCTGCAGTTCGTCCGTCCGGATCTCGAAGCCCTCGATCCGCTCGAACAGCTCCGAGAGCACTACGGACGCCTCCAACCTCGCAAGCGGCGCGCCCAGACAGTAGTGGGTCCCGTGGCCGAACGCGATGTGCTGGTTCGGCGAGCGCGTCGGGTCGAACTCGTCGGGCGAGTCGAACTTCCTCGGATCCCGGTTTGCCGAGCCGATCCACGCGACGACCCCCTCGCCGGGGGTGATAGTCTGCCCGCCGAGGTCGGCCTCCCGCTTCGCGACCCGGAAGAACGCCTGGACGGGCGAGCGGTACCGGAGGACCTCCTCGACCGTGTGGCTCCTCGCCGTCTCGTCCTCCACGATCAGGCGCGTGAGCTCCGGTCGGCCCTCCAGACACCGTAGCGCGTTCGAGAGCAGGTTCGTCGTCGTGATGTTGCCCGCGACGAGCAACAGCATACAGAAGCCGATCAGTTCGCGCTCGGTGAGTTCGGCCTCCTCGTCGTGGACCACCGCGCTGATCAGGTCCTCGCGCGGGTCCGTACG
This region of Halalkalicoccus sp. CGA53 genomic DNA includes:
- a CDS encoding peroxidase-related enzyme (This protein belongs to a clade of uncharacterized proteins related to peroxidases such as the alkylhydroperoxidase AhpD.); this encodes MTEETPAMTRFDVPDPEELPADLRERIEAETERAGFTPNVFLAYGFRPAQSRAFFAYYDALVEEGALTREEVEMIVVAVSGVNHCYYCNVAHGALLRIYSENPELADQLVANYRTAELSERHRRMLDLAVKLTEAPETVEERDLERLREVGFTPEAIWDVGSVASFFNLSNRMAHLADMRPNREFHTLGYPDDE
- a CDS encoding heavy-metal-associated domain-containing protein; the encoded protein is MSYTLTVTEMKCTGCEDTVTDAVGEIDGVSEVTADHEADRVTVEGDADEGEVRDAIEGAGFEVAG
- a CDS encoding AsnC family transcriptional regulator; amino-acid sequence: MTDLDDVDLELLSLLIEDARRPYSDLAEHVGLSPPAVSDRISRLREAGVVRRFTVDLDRSTLENGTPVLVTLAVDSGRVGEIRDALVALEAVEHVFQTADGDLVVHANAPDRDVRTWLSASLGTEVDVEEVALLADVEWTPSVGGAEFSLTCVECENPVGPGGVSRRVDGDRKHFCCSSCERLYVDRYESLAQGVDS
- a CDS encoding DUF7347 domain-containing protein — protein: MTDADPGPGRPIREALGEAPGAPTLPETFDLLADDTRLRVVEALYERGCTVTGETALSFSELRRLTDVRDTGRFNYHLGRLRGPFVRKTDRGYVLTETGEAVGAMIADSERSPPS
- a CDS encoding heavy metal translocating P-type ATPase; translation: MSSERTGIEVSGMSCATCSGSVEEAVRALSGVTSVSANFATDEAHVEYDPDRVSLSAIYEAIEGAGYEPERASARIEVGGMSCATCSASVEEAVEGLPGVLRVDANFATDEAHVEFNPAQLSLPAIYDAVAAAGYEPVREDEGEDGQALTERRESAIEREMRKQWRLVLFGGVLTLPFVPMMVDMLFGLAGVASPVPHGIAHPPGWLEFGLATVLMATLGREFLVGAWRAFSKNRRANMDTLVAVGTSAGYLFSTAVLLGAVADGGLYFEAVAFILWFITLGNWLEARSKARASDALRSLLEMEAEEATLVREGEEVVVPLSAVEVGDHMKVRPGERIPTDGVVLDGESAVDESMVTGESVPVEKTEGDEVVGSTINENGLLVVEATKVGEDTAIQQIVERVKEAQARQPEIQRLVDRVSAYFVPAVIANALLWATVWFAFPETIYAVTTALPLWEPVGGGPVAGGVPVIEFSMIVLASALLIACPCALGLATPAATMVGSTISATNGVLYKGADILEKARGIDTVVFDKTGTLTHGEMRLTDVVPVDEARADGGLPDGGVLEPRTTEEAVLAAAASAESGSEHPLARAIVEGARDRGVETNDPEGFENVPGHGIRATVAGSEVLVGNRRLLGEAGVDPGEVEETMQRLESEGKTAMLVARDGELLGVIASADTVRESAKETVSALRDRGLRVVMLTGDNDRTARAVAREVGIDEEHVRSEVLPEDKADEIEAIQREGARAMMVGDGVNDAPALTAAHVGVAIGSGTDVAIESADVTLMRDDPADVLKAIRISEATITKVRQNLFWAFAYNVTLIPIASLGLLNPALAGLAMAGSSVSVMTNSLAFANYDPHEEYRFLGRLR